The following DNA comes from Desulfovibrio sp..
GTGACCAGCGCGGCGCGGGTGGCATTATGTGCTGCCTGTTCTGCCTGAATCTCACGTGCGGCATCAGCCCGGACGGCATCAAGGCGCAGACCTTGGACGTAGGCCCATGCAAAACTGGCCAGCAGCAGGGCCGTGAGCCCCGCCACAAGCCAGGTCTTTTTACCCCAGACCCACGAGGCCAGCGTCAAAGCCTTACTGAGCATCACAGCCTCCAGGGCCCCAGCCAGCGGCGCGGTACATCGGCGTCAAGGTGTGCAGTATCCGTGTCGGATAGGAGCGATTTTCGCGGAAGTTGGCGGGCGAGCGGCCACTGTTGACAATGGCCACATGCGACCAGACACGCGGATCCAGACCTTGGGCATCGGCCAAAGACTGATCACGCTGCAGCCAGCCGAGGCCGCCATTGTATGAAGAGAGCGTCATCGCCCAACGGTCACAGTCCGAGTATGCCACGCGGATCCGCTTCCAGAGCCAGCGGTCGTAAATGACCATCGCCCGGATCGACCAGGACGGCGAAAAAGGCAGCGGCTTCCCGGTTTCCGGGGCAACCTCCGGCAACCACCGGGCCGTCCTGGGCATGAACTGGGCAAGCCCCTGAGCCCCGGCGGGAGACACCGCCTGTTCGTTCCACCGGGATTCTTGATGGATCTGGGCTGCGAAGGTGGCTACGGGGGCGTCCAGGCCCCAGACCATGCGGGCTTCTCGGATCAGAAGGTCTCGATGCTGCTGGGCTTGAGGTGGGATGGCGGGGCCTGCCATTGCCCATGTTGCCCAGACCAAGAGCCAGACAGCAACGCAAATCAGAAGCACCACGGCCAACCGCCAGTTCACAACCCCATCCCCACGGCCAACATACCCATGACAAACGCCAGCACTGCGCAAATCAGGCATGTGCAAAAGATGCCCTCATAGCCGTCGGCCACTTCGAAGTCCGCCTTGCCGTCGACATCGGCGTCAGGATCGCTGCGCCAGTCTTTGACCAGGTAGCGCGACGGGTTGGCGTAAGGCACCAGGGCAAGCCAAACGCAGCAACCGGCTAGACCGCCAAGTGGCGCGAGCAGCAGCTTATAGGCCACGACAGGGATCTGTTGAGGGCTGGCAACCAGCAGCGCAATGAAGAGAATCGCGACCAGGACAAAGCAGTACACGATCTGAAACTTCGTCCTGCCCAGGAGCTTTTCGACGCCCTGAACAGCGCCGCCCAGAATCTTTCGGAACATAACGCCTCCGGATTTTTTATTACCCCGCCGGGACCTTCCCGGCTGGGCGTCTCAAAGAAGATGTGGTCGCTGGCTAAACGACCTGTTCAGGGGGCAGAATGTGGGTAATTAGAGGTATGGGCAGGAGGTGATGCGTATGGTGCGGTGTCTTTTAGACTAGTTTAGACGTTGGAATTAGGGCAATAAAAAAGCCCCGCGTAGGGGCTGTGTAGGGTTCTTATTCCGTTTTCTTTTTATTCGCTCGCTCGCGCCTGGGGAAATAGGTTTCAAGCGGGATTGTCGGCTCTTCATGCATGAATTTGCTAGGTTGAGACAGAGGGCTGACATTAGGCGGAGTATCGAGGCGGTGCATTCGAATCTCCCAGCCTCCATCTGCCTTGACTTCTATCGCATACTTTCCCGTTTTTCGGAAATCAGCGAAGACGGTTTCGCCTTTCGATCCGATGAAATTTGCCATGTGGACATCATCGAGAATGTTGCCCGTGAGGAAGTGCGCGGTCACGATGCAATTGCTCTGCCCATCGTGCCACACAGTTGCTTGGTATTTTCCAGCTTCAACGTGGACTAATTGTACACTCGTACCGCGTCCGCTACACAGCGC
Coding sequences within:
- a CDS encoding transglycosylase SLT domain-containing protein produces the protein MAGPAIPPQAQQHRDLLIREARMVWGLDAPVATFAAQIHQESRWNEQAVSPAGAQGLAQFMPRTARWLPEVAPETGKPLPFSPSWSIRAMVIYDRWLWKRIRVAYSDCDRWAMTLSSYNGGLGWLQRDQSLADAQGLDPRVWSHVAIVNSGRSPANFRENRSYPTRILHTLTPMYRAAGWGPGGCDAQ
- a CDS encoding putative holin gives rise to the protein MFRKILGGAVQGVEKLLGRTKFQIVYCFVLVAILFIALLVASPQQIPVVAYKLLLAPLGGLAGCCVWLALVPYANPSRYLVKDWRSDPDADVDGKADFEVADGYEGIFCTCLICAVLAFVMGMLAVGMGL